In Rutidosis leptorrhynchoides isolate AG116_Rl617_1_P2 chromosome 6, CSIRO_AGI_Rlap_v1, whole genome shotgun sequence, the DNA window GAGAAAACAGTTTGGGCTTGAGCTTGATTTAATAGCATTTCAGACGCTTTTGTTATCGTTATGTCGTTATAAGCATGTTGAGGCAGCAGAGTTTTTATTCCACTCGAAAAAGAATGAGTTTCGGCATAATATAAAGACTATGAACATTATTCTTAACGGGTggtgtgttttgggtagtttacgtGAAGCGAAAAGGTTTTGGAATGATATCATTACATCTAAATATAAACCTGATAGGTTTACGTACGGTATCTTTATCAATTCATTGACAAAAGCGGGAAAGATTAGTACTGCGGTTAAGTTGTTTCAAGCAATGTGGGAAAAAGGGTGCACCCCGGACGTGACTATTTGTAACTGCATTATCGACGGGTTATGTTTCAAGAAACGAATCCCTCATGCTCTTGAAATTTTCAAAGAAATGAACGAACGAGATTGTAGTCCAAATGTGGCTACTTATAATTCTCTTATTAAGCACTTATGCAAGATTCGAAGAATGGAAAAAGTGAACGAGCTTTTGAATGAGATGATACAAAAAGGTGGTGATTGTTTACCGAATGCTAGGACTTATGGGTACTTGTTGAACGTTGCGAAAAATAGGGACGAAGTTGATATAATTTTGAAGAGTATGGCGAAAAGTGGTTGTTTGATGATGGCGGATAGTTATAATTTGTTGCTGAGGCTTTTTATGGGGTGGGATGATGAAGAAAAGGTAAAATCGACGTGGTTAGAAATGGAGAAAAATGGGTTGGGACCAGATCAGAGGTCGTATACGATAATGGTGCATGGGCTTTATGATAAGGGTCGGTTTGAAGAAGCGTTATCGTATTATAACAAGATGATATCGAAGGGAATGGTTTCCGAGCCAAAAACTAAGTTATTAGTTGATGCTATTAATATCAAGTTAAGTAACAAAGATCACAAAAGTGACCATAACATTTAGCTTCAGGTAATGCGTATTTTTGTAATATGAGTAGTTATTTTTGGCATACGCGATCAGTTTGTCGATAGTGCTGATTGTAACAGTGTTCCGAAATTTTGAACAAAACCCTGCCATATGGAGTGAAAAACATTGTAAATAAAAAGACCATATCCTTGGTTTGATTACAGTGGTAACTTCAAAAGaacaataatatacaagataattcCAATTTTTAGTAGTATCTTTATAAAGCAAACTAATAGGTAATACATGGAAAGTAATCAGCTCTGTGTATCAAACACCTTCCACTAAAAGAAACGAAAATCGCAAACAACATTTTCATAAGCAGGATGCAAAAATAGTTCAATATAAACAAAAAGATATAACTATAAAAGTAATAGCTACTGAAATACAAATACAGTTACCGTTTATCACGACAAAACCATAACTCTCTGAGAATATGCCTGCAGCCCAACTACAATGAACGCCTGAATTAGAAGTACATCAACAACATAAGATCAGTTGGGTGGTTCTTTATAAAAACAGCGTAGGATCTATTACAGAATTGCGCTTATAAAGAATGTTTATATATGGCAGTTTCTAGTAAATCCATTGTCAGTGCCACCAAGCTGTTGATCATCACCGATGGTTCAAAAGCTGGCCTGCTTAATTTGCCACTTAAAAGTTAACATTCCCCAAAAATTAAATCAATTACAATACCAGTATGTATCTCTATGACTTTATATATTCATGTAATGTATCATTTGAAAGATAATACAGAGTAGATATTTTTGTTAGCCGATTAGTTAGTATTAATTATGTGTTAGCCCAATGAAATATCTACGTTAGGGCTTGGCCCAAGTATATGACTATATATTCATTCAGGtaattaggggtgttcatcggtttggtTAAAACCATTTAAACCGAATACCAAATCGAAACCAAATCAAAAAAATCCAAACCGAActtataaaatgattttcggatcgagcgaaaccgaaaaccgaattcaaatttggttttcagttcggtttttggttttgaaatttcttaatttggttaaccgaaaaccgaatataAAACCGAATTTAATTTagaaattattaaataaatatattaagttattaatattattgtatacatGTGTTAGATATATGATTTGAGTAGATAATTTACATTTTCAAGTCAAATTTTGTTTACTCGATTTGAAAttctatttaaattattaattcacATTATTTCTAATTTCTTTCTTTCTGTATTCTTATACATATAACCAATTCAAATCGATTTTCTCTTGGTTATTGATTTTGTTTATTTTTTCAGATATAATATGTATTCTGTTATGATATTTTATAAGCTAATATAAACTTATTGTAatttataaatttgtatatatacgtTCGATTATATTACAAAGTTAATACAATAATGTTTGTTTAggaaaaaaggtaaaaaaaaattgaGTTTTAAAGTTCGGTTTTAACAGaaaccaaaccgaaaaccgaatttgaattcggtttggttttggtttcggttttgatatttgaatttggttttggtttggttttcggttttgattttaCAGTTTCAAAACCAaaaaaaccgaaccgaataaatcgaaaaccgaaccgatgaatacCCCTACATGTAATGTATCATTTGAAAGATAATTGCAAACAATACCAGTTATCATAGTATCAGGTCCAACCCTAAACTTACAAACGGTTCGGGCTTTACTAACATTACCCTAGACTATGCCTTAAAATCAAGACTCGTATTCTAAAAGTTGGGTCCATTGGGATTGGGTTTCGAGAAAACAAATGTAATGGGTCTGATATAACCCATCTTTAGTGTCCGTCTAGACTCGTTCTCATTTTATATGAAAAAttgaataataataacaaaataaaacaaaaagaACTTAAAATTGAGACCCGTTCGACCCGACCCAACCCAACCCTTTTGGACCCCCCGTTTGAAAAATGAGACCCGTTCGACCCATGACCCATTTTGACGTATACCCGTTTGGTTCTCAACCTGACCCGTTTTCTAGGCATATCCTAGAGGCCTAGACTAATAGTTCATTGTAAAATAAAGAGCTAGTAGCAAAATAATACGATGCTCATAATCTGACCTATGTTTTATAATGACTACTTGCACACACAAAGCACAAGACAAATGCACTTGTGATTAGAATACTGGTTATTCTATAAAAGTGCACCAAAGCAACCATTATTTAGTCTTAAAAGTATGTTCGCTAGTTGCTACTTATGATTAGAAAAGACAATTTGACTAGAAATTAGCAGCAGGACCGAATCTTTGCTAAAAACAACTTTACTCTAATCTATGAGTTGTGATTACACACACACTCGGCCCATATTGAAAGAGCGATCTTCACATGATGCAATATTGAAACCAAcactattatttatttatatattcaaaGAATCAGCTTTGAAAGTCACATGTCCGACAATAGTTCTGTTTTAAGATACTTTGAAAGAAACTTAATTCATCTGTTGGAATAATTTATAAAACACTACCAACGTGAAGCATAAACTTAATCCATCTGTAGAGACTCTGTAGTTAGTCTCTTGTTTACTGCTTTCGAGCTCTGATTGTTCTTGTTTCTCTTTTTCTCTTTTTGAGAAAAAAATTTTGTTTATACAAAGTTTTCTTTATTttgccaaaataaataaataaacttaatTTATCCGTTCGAGTTTCCGTCCGAACATACGTGTATACGTAGTGAATGATCGGGTGGGTGGGTTATTCCTCCGTTTTATAATTTCAAATACTTGTCTTTCAAGAAAAAAACAAACATGAAGCATAAATAACTAGTACAATCCAAACACAAAACAAGTATTCCTTTCCATACTTTGTTCATGATCATTTCTTCTAAAACATTCTATTTTCACaaatttaagattttttttttctcACAAATGCATTTTACTGTTTTGCCTCCATTTCAAGAATCGTTTATTTCCACTAGATCTTGAGTATAACTTACTCTATGATTAGAAAAGACAACTTTACTATAATTTGGCATAATGAACTTATGAACAAATCTTTGCCAAAAAACTTAATCTAATCTATGAGTTGTGATTAAACATACTTCAGCCCATATTGCAAGAGTGATTATCACATGAtacaaataaaaaaatttaaaaccaaCAGTCCTTTACATCTAGAAATATGTTGTAAGATTGTAAGAATCAGCTTTGCAGTTCACATGTCCGACAACGGTTATATTATACTACAAATATGTTAATACATTCAACATTACAAACATGATGCATAAACTACTTGTAAACTATAATCACTACCTGCATTAAGTAATTGTACAATGCATACCCAAAATCAAGTATGTCCAAGAATCTGTTTTTTCAATACCAATTATACAAATCCAACCGCAACACATATGAGCTTAAAAACCTAACCCAGCCATGCCTATGCCAAAAGAAGCCCGGCGCGGTGGCTCGAGCTTGTTTTTCCAATAACAAGCGTCCGGTTTTAGTTTTGCAGCTGCGGTTCTCATTGGCTCTGAGTTACATCTAGTCAGTACAAGCGGCTCGTATCCCATTGTGTTCACTAACTTCTGCTCCAAAACTGACGGCCTTGTAGGAAATGAATACGAGGACCGAGCCGGTTGGTGCAACCCTGGTTCGCTTTGAACCGCATTCATTTTCATCACATGATTGTCATGCTCTTTAGTAGTCACATCGCTAGGACTAGAAGAAGCTTTGACCTTTGACTCTTGTTGACCCTCAATCGATTCGACTAGCGTCTGTGTTGGCTGTGGCGGCGGCTGTGGCGGTTTCTTCTTATTCGACCTCCTTCGAATGAAGTCGCTACTGCATACCCATGTCTCTTTTGATACTTCCATTGATAACTTGGGCTCATACATCATCAACAACAAACATTCAGGCATTGGTTTGCTAGTATTTGTGTcttttttctcattttcttcctcTAACACTTCATTTTCTATTATTTCTGACTCCATGACGATTTCTTCATGGGATTCATCATCAGGAAAAAATTCTGTGACCATATTTTGATATTCTTCTTCAAATACTTTGACTTTTTCAATGTTTGACTCCCCTGTTTCATTTTCTTGAATGTCTTCATATAATTCTTCTTGAGCATCTTCCATATCATCATCCTCACCCTCTTCTTCTTCAACTTCTTGATCTTCAATTTCTTGATGTTCAATTTCATCAAATAAAGTATCAAGATAGaacctttcttcttcttcattgatTTCCAAACTTTGTTCTTGATCATTTTCTTCTAAATCACACTCTTTTTTCTTAATTTCAAGATTCATTTCCACATTATCTTCTAAAACACTCTGTTTTGCCTCCATTTCAAGATTCATTTCCACATTTTCTTCTGGAACACTTTGTTTGACCTCCTCTTCCTCAATTTCAACTATTTCTTCACTACCTTCACATTCTTGATTCATAATTTCACCTAAAGCCATAACCTTTTTCTCTTTTTCAACCCAAAAATCTTCTTCATGAACCTCATTTTCTTCAATTTCCTCCTCACTATCAAcaaattcatcatcttcttcatcatttatATCATAACTCGGTTCCCAAAACCGATTCGCAAGAGCTTCCATCATCAAAGGATCAGATCTACACCTCATTAACAACAAGGCATTTTTAGGTGGTACACAAATACTCACCCTACCTTCATCCATACTCCCCATAATACTATCATCCACAATCTCCAAATCTTGAAACACATGCCTCCTTACATACCCACCATCCACGTCACCATCCACGTCACGACCACCAACCAATTCCATATCTCTCctatcaccaccaccatcaccatcttgCAACGCCACCAACCACCGTGCAACCACCGCGCCACAAGACCCCTGCCTATCAACACcttcatctttttctttattttccaAACTTGTATTTGAAGAACAAGAACTCCTACAAGGAAACAAACAACTAACTTCTGAACCAAAAGTCCTTAACGCTTCACAAATGGTCAAAGGTATATGAACCCACTTCTGATTATTCCcattattaataccattactaTTCTCAAAACGTTGTCGTTGAGAACGAGAATGATCAAATTTTCTCAAACTGTtgacatttttagcatgtttttTCTTTGATTTAACTCTAACTTGACCAATGCAAGTAACTTTAGGTGAAGATGGTTCTGGGTTATCAAACCCACACCCTCTCTTTTTTCCGGGGGTCGGAAACATCGCCGGAGACGCACCACCTTTGATACTACGACTGTGTTTCAGCCTGCGGCTGAGTGAAGTAGTTAAGGTGGATGGTACTGGTTGGTTTCGGATTGATCCGGCCCGACCCGGGCTGAGAATTGATGATCTTGAAGACATTTTTATGGAGGATGAAGAAGTGAAAAGTTGTTGAGTTGAAGATGTGGATTTATTATTGGTGTAGTTCGTGAAGTGTCATGTCATTAATTCGGAGAGTTTGATTGAGTGAATTTGATGtgtagatataaaagatatgaacGAAGGAATGAATAAATttggtaattgttgttgttggaatgagATAACCGTAAGAGGAATGAAGTAGTGGGTGAAGGAAGTTGGGGGGTATTATACCACCTTGTTTCATAGAGTGTTCaccaaaatctaaaaaaaatatttagataataaattttttaagattttgaaaatttctTAAACTCATCGTTAACATGCTTTAAATCATTATAAATAACGTTTATCAATTACTTACTAGTAATTTTTAACACGCAATTATCAAGAAGCACTACTAGAAAATCGTTTATTCGCGACGACACCTTTCTGGACAATAGCATCCGGGAAAGTCGACTACACGGCAAAAAAAGTTGCTTTTCTGCCCCACTTTTTCCAAAAACGTTGACCAACTTTCCCGGACGATCACATGTCGTCCGGAAAGGTAATTTTCATAAAAAATGGCTCCAAAAATTTTGCGGGGTTTTTCTTTCTGACGACATGTCGTTCGGAAAAGCTTCTGGGACGACATTGCTAGCTGATTGTTTTGCCTATTTATACACCTACACACCATTACTAAACTCATCAACTCAAAACTTATTTAAATTTCTCAACTTAAAAATGTTAACGATTTCACCGATTATTGTCTCATTTGATGTGTATTACGGTAGTAAATTCCGTAATGAAAATAAAGAGTACGATTATACGCGTGGTTCGAAAGCTTCTTTAGAAGAAATTGAAGTTCGCGACCTTGGTTTAGAGGATTTGTTAGAATTCTTGAAAGAAAAAGTACCGTTTGAACACACTGACGTGCTGTATTTTGAAGATGATTGTGTTCCGAGAATTGTCCGATACGTATCGTCGTACCGAAGAACAGTGGTGCGGTATAAAAGAAACCGTCAATTGGCGTTACAGACGAATTTCTCTTTATTTACTTTTGAAAGATGAAGAAACTTTTactgtgttttagtttaattatgtTGTTTTTGTAATATTTTATTGTGTTTCAGTTTAATTATGTTgttgttttaatattttattgtgttttagtttaattatattgttgttttaatattttattgtACTTTCTATTAAATGAATGAAAAATCACAGTTATATACGATTTCTAACAGAGTTACTGAAATTAAAACATTGCAACTACGAGCAACATCATACAAAGTTACTGAATTAAATCACATTACAACGACGAACATTAAAAGGAAATCATACAAAGTTGCTGAAATTAAATTACACTAATAACGACAAGCATCTGAGTTGTTTTTAATAGAATGTTTTTTAACAATAGCTTTTTTATCGTTTTTTAATGATAGCTTTTAATATTGTTGTTAACACATACAAATTCATAATAGGTTTTGTACACTCCTTatctttttttatattaatataatatatagcttgctttttggaaaaaaaaaacacatataaaTTCATTGTTAAATTATCATTTACGATTACATAATTATACGGGTTTCCTCCTGAACACGCAGTTGGGGTGGGTATAGCAACTGCGGAAGATGATCGtttgggtggttaagtccccttaACTAACTGCTATAAAAAAATTATACAGTTATTTTATCCATGCAAATACTCCGTAATAACTAAGACCAGGTAACTCTTTTAAATCCCATCTATAATTTGAGTGATTTCTTTTACTGATATCAGCTGTTTAATTCTCATTTTGAATAAACAGTAAGAAAATGTGTGTGAGAGAGTGTAGAGAGAGAAACTGTGAGGAGAGTGTGAGGAATGCGAGGACGGGCACGGCAAGCTACGGGGGGAAGTACAACGGTGACTACGGTCATCAAGGCAAGTGGTCGGGCGGAAACCAACTGACTTCGTTCATGTTCTTCAACTTCTCGGAAGATTGGAAGGTGGTAGACTTGTGGAAAGCATTCAAACCTTATGGGGCGGTCAGGGATGTTTTCATCCAGAACAAAAGATTGCGTGGTGGTGAACGATTTGCTTTCGTTCGTTTCGCGGAGAAACTGCAAGAAATCAGAACTCAAAGGCAAAGGGTCGTTTAGGGGTGGATAGGAGTAGAAACAGACCACCTGCCACTCTAAGAACATATGGATTTTGTGATGATAGAAAGTTTTGTGATGTTGTGGGGAGGCATAAAGACCTAAGAACTATACTAAGCAATACGAAATTTGAAGGTGCTAGGAGCACAGCTGCAGCTGCTCCGGTGGCTAATCCAAAAGAGGTGGTGATTGATGACCAAAATTGCAATGAAGAGGTTCTTAGAAATGCTATTTGTTGTGAAGCCATTACCTTGGAGGTCATTCACAACATCGATCTTATCTTGAAAGAAAAAGGTTATATCGATCTGCAAGTGAAACTTTTGGGTGGTCTTGGGATGATCCTCATATTTAACTCGAAGGGAGATGCATCGAAGGTGATTGACCAAAACAATCACCCCTTAAGAAACTGGTTTCACAAGCTAGCGTGGTGGGATTCTCGCAACTGGCCGGAAGATAGGATGACTTGGTTGCAGATTATTGGTGTGTCGGTCCACTGTTGGACGGAAAAGACCTTCACTTCAATTGCCGAATGGTGGGGAACGGTGTATGAACTTGATAACTGCAAACTGACCGGGAACCAAAAACTCAACTATGAGCGGTTTTTCGTGAAACTAAATAATCCTGAGGTGGTGAACGATGCATTAAAACTCAAACATCGTTCTTGTAATTACTTTATCAACATTAAGGAAGAAGAGCAAAAGTGGCCGGTTTGGGGAGACGACGAAGAAGAGGGTGAGAAACAAAGCTTCTTTTCAGACTGCAGCTCCGATTATGTAGACTCCGATGAAATCTCGAGTAGTGGTGAGGAAGAAGATGATGGTTTCGAAAAAATTAACTCACAACATAAATCCAGACATGAAAATACCTCTGAATCGGTCCACTGTGGACTGTGGTAGTCCTGATAACTCCGGTAACACTGCCGGAGATTTTAACCAGAACGATAAATTTGGGGTAAACGTTGATGTCACTGTAAACGGCGGTGGGGACCAACCTTATGCGGAAAATTTGGAGGTGGTGATGGAGACCTATGAGAAAAGTCTTCTTGGAATTACAAAAGGTTGTGCAGACTCATGGAAAAAACCTGCAGACAATTGCCCTAACCCTAATTTGGATACAAGTCAAAACGTGGGTGCAGGGCGTGGGGTCGGAAGGAATTTGTGTGGTCAACGAGATAGTGACAACCATAGGATTACTAGTGGGGACAATTTATCTGCAAATGGTAATTGGGTTAACCCACCCCAAAATAACCTCTCGGATCTGGTAGAAAACATTTTGGGCCCGGCTAAAAATCAATCTCAACCCATTAATGATGATTGTGGTATTGCAAAGGATGGTGGACAGTCTGTGTATACGGGTGGGGCCTCTGATGATATGAATTTACCtggatatggccaaaacggatggttttaattgtgcggtgtcgttaggtcgcaacacgtcagaattagctgtCACAAGGGCGAAatagttttatcatttatatttagctggggttcctagctataactcacctacttgtcttccttttaacaagtaagtggtaaatataactcagattcgtatttttgtatgtttgctaagtaatgtgggacaaaagtgcccatacaattaaccctagtgacaagaggtgatagattaagaaaaACGGTAATTTAacttataaagataaagatagataggtatggagaatagaattctgaaggagaAATATCACAAGAGTTTgatttcctaggataaacactaaaccttaatcaaCTGGGTTataaacctaactgatttgtcactaagagtttaggccttgatgattctggctaagacggatatccctactcccaacgttaacctaaagggtttaaacgaccttatggatagaatcctaggtacatgaacaaagtggtatacccaataaaggaaagtctcagcttttcttaatcctagttggtctaactaaagcaatattctaccacttaatcactatgctatgccttgacattaacagatgtgcaatcttagataatctaaggtactgctaattgggttagaggtctctcctttacgatcatttattcaaccccggatcatcttacaacatctcaagaacattgcttttgacgcgaatcatgcttttgagcaagctagtgttcactgaactctctgttgctaactctaatcacaacctaaatgggcagctcttctatgacgaataggtggttattcgtacgtaggtactatatccctattgtgacgttaagcatacataactacttaccttgtaccctagggttgatcaggtcctaatactaggttatagccacgtgaataagtgaaaagggtgatccgtaaattaaacttctaaaccgtcatggtttcagcataacagtatgataagtctcagataaagtattcaacatataataacatctgtaacagatagataatcatgcaagatgaaagcaacttaagataataagataacttcattaaattaaggaaagcgttcaccgtttacagacgagagtcgagatctggaccattacaagtgctgacatcctctagaccgctcctattacaatcttcggcgttcgcctccgggtacttaatttcccgctcggaggtgagaaggccttgaaagctctagtgagagaaagtgtattgtagtgagagagtgaagagaggtgtgtggaaattggatgacaaaaagcctttaaatagacacaaaatttgcct includes these proteins:
- the LOC139852570 gene encoding putative pentatricopeptide repeat-containing protein At3g15200 yields the protein MRPRFRPFVYSLKFQIFPQSKPQIINFKHNRSLFIFQQNLISSFRYFHNLNPENCSDTDPTTDEQSYMNNEALEIQTLLKQITPQKPINEIEQSLTQLKPSLDEDLVLNVLRRHRSDWKSAYVFFNWVCNTSGYSPGTGSYNEMLDILGRMKRFNEASQLLDEMSKRSKPLINERTYGIVVNRYAAAHKIEEAIEFFYKRKQFGLELDLIAFQTLLLSLCRYKHVEAAEFLFHSKKNEFRHNIKTMNIILNGWCVLGSLREAKRFWNDIITSKYKPDRFTYGIFINSLTKAGKISTAVKLFQAMWEKGCTPDVTICNCIIDGLCFKKRIPHALEIFKEMNERDCSPNVATYNSLIKHLCKIRRMEKVNELLNEMIQKGGDCLPNARTYGYLLNVAKNRDEVDIILKSMAKSGCLMMADSYNLLLRLFMGWDDEEKVKSTWLEMEKNGLGPDQRSYTIMVHGLYDKGRFEEALSYYNKMISKGMVSEPKTKLLVDAINIKLSNKDHKSDHNI
- the LOC139852568 gene encoding uncharacterized protein, which codes for MSSRSSILSPGRAGSIRNQPVPSTLTTSLSRRLKHSRSIKGGASPAMFPTPGKKRGCGFDNPEPSSPKVTCIGQVRVKSKKKHAKNVNSLRKFDHSRSQRQRFENSNGINNGNNQKWVHIPLTICEALRTFGSEVSCLFPCRSSCSSNTSLENKEKDEGVDRQGSCGAVVARWLVALQDGDGGGDRRDMELVGGRDVDGDVDGGYVRRHVFQDLEIVDDSIMGSMDEGRVSICVPPKNALLLMRCRSDPLMMEALANRFWEPSYDINDEEDDEFVDSEEEIEENEVHEEDFWVEKEKKVMALGEIMNQECEGSEEIVEIEEEEVKQSVPEENVEMNLEMEAKQSVLEDNVEMNLEIKKKECDLEENDQEQSLEINEEEERFYLDTLFDEIEHQEIEDQEVEEEEGEDDDMEDAQEELYEDIQENETGESNIEKVKVFEEEYQNMVTEFFPDDESHEEIVMESEIIENEVLEEENEKKDTNTSKPMPECLLLMMYEPKLSMEVSKETWVCSSDFIRRRSNKKKPPQPPPQPTQTLVESIEGQQESKVKASSSPSDVTTKEHDNHVMKMNAVQSEPGLHQPARSSYSFPTRPSVLEQKLVNTMGYEPLVLTRCNSEPMRTAAAKLKPDACYWKNKLEPPRRASFGIGMAGLGF